The following are encoded together in the Anopheles nili chromosome 3, idAnoNiliSN_F5_01, whole genome shotgun sequence genome:
- the LOC128723488 gene encoding 14-3-3 protein zeta isoform X1, giving the protein MSTVDKEELVQKAKLAEQSERYDDMAQAMKSVTETGVELSNEERNLLSVAYKNVVGARRSSWRVISSIEQKTESSVRKQQLAREYRERVEKELREICYEVLGLLDKFLIPKASNPESKVFYLKMKGDYYRYLAEVATGETRHTVVDDSQAAYQDAFEISKGKMQPTHPIRLGLALNFSVFYYEILNSPDKACQLAKQAFDDAIAELDTLNEDSYKDSTLIMQLLRDNLTLWTSDTQGDGDEPQEGGDN; this is encoded by the exons ATGTCTACCGTCGACAAGGAAGAGCTAGTTCAGAAGGCAAAACTTGCCGAACAATCTGAACG ATATGATGACATGGCACAGGCGATGAAATCAGTGACAGAAACCGGAGTCGAACTTTCAAATGAAGAAAGGAATTTACTTTCCGTTGCTTACAAGAACGTTGTCGGAGCGCGAAG ATCTTCATGGCGAGTAATATCCTCGATTGAACAGAAAACCGAATCCTCTGTCCGCAAACAACAACTGGCACGAGAGTACCGGGAACGAGTTGAGAAAGAACTGAGGGAAATCTGCTACGAAGTGCTG GGCCTGTTGGACAAATTCTTAATTCCCAAAGCCAGTAATCCAGAGAGCAAGGTGTTTTACCTCAAAATGAAGGGCGACTACTACAGATACCTTGCTGAAGTAGCCACCGGCGAAACCCGCCACA CCGTAGTTGACGATTCCCAAGCCGCGTACCAGGATGCCTTTGAAATTAGTAAAGGCAAAATGCAGCCAACGCACCCCATCCGGTTGGGTCTCGCGCTCAATTTCTCAGTCTTCTATTACGAGATCCTAAACTCTCCCGACAAAGCCTGCCAACTGGCTAAACAG GCATTCGATGACGCGATTGCCGAGCTCGATACGTTGAACGAGGACTCCTACAAAGACTCGACACTCATCATGCAGCTGCTGCGAGACAACCTGACGCTTTGGACGTCCGATACCCAGGGTGACGGCGACGAACCACAGGAGGGTGGCGATAATTAA
- the LOC128723488 gene encoding 14-3-3 protein zeta isoform X2, which yields MSTVDKEELVQKAKLAEQSERYDDMAQAMKSVTETGVELSNEERNLLSVAYKNVVGARRSSWRVISSIEQKTESSVRKQQLAREYRERVEKELREICYEVLGLLDKFLIPKASNPESKVFYLKMKGDYYRYLAEVATGETRHTVVEDSQKSYQEAFDIAKSKMQPTHPIRLGLALNFSVFYYEIINSPARACHLAKQAFDDAIAELDTLNEDSYKDSTLIMQLLRDNLTLWTSDTQGDGDEPQEGGDN from the exons ATGTCTACCGTCGACAAGGAAGAGCTAGTTCAGAAGGCAAAACTTGCCGAACAATCTGAACG ATATGATGACATGGCACAGGCGATGAAATCAGTGACAGAAACCGGAGTCGAACTTTCAAATGAAGAAAGGAATTTACTTTCCGTTGCTTACAAGAACGTTGTCGGAGCGCGAAG ATCTTCATGGCGAGTAATATCCTCGATTGAACAGAAAACCGAATCCTCTGTCCGCAAACAACAACTGGCACGAGAGTACCGGGAACGAGTTGAGAAAGAACTGAGGGAAATCTGCTACGAAGTGCTG GGCCTGTTGGACAAATTCTTAATTCCCAAAGCCAGTAATCCAGAGAGCAAGGTGTTTTACCTCAAAATGAAGGGCGACTACTACAGATACCTTGCTGAAGTAGCCACCGGCGAAACCCGCCACA CCGTGGTTGAGGATTCGCAGAAATCTTATCAGGAAGCGTTCGATATTGCAAAATCGAAAATGCAACCGACGCACCCGATTCGGTTAGGTTTAGCCCTGAATTTTTCCGTCTTTTACTATGAAATCATAAACTCTCCGGCTCGGGCTTGCCATCTGGCCAAGCAG GCATTCGATGACGCGATTGCCGAGCTCGATACGTTGAACGAGGACTCCTACAAAGACTCGACACTCATCATGCAGCTGCTGCGAGACAACCTGACGCTTTGGACGTCCGATACCCAGGGTGACGGCGACGAACCACAGGAGGGTGGCGATAATTAA